The nucleotide sequence TATGATACTAAAAACGATTACAGGATTTTTTTTGATAATGTCGCTTTTCCTTTTATCGGCCTGTAGCAAGGAAGCTTCGCACCAAATCGATGTTTCTTATGGACTTCAGACGCTCGATGTCGATTTTAGGTCCGAGGGCGAAACCCCGGCACCCTATGTGAAATGGAATGGTGACGCAGGTGTATTCTCACTAAAAAATGAGGTTGAAGGGATTGCAATCGACGCAAATTCCGGCATTATTTCTTGGAACAATGCCTTGGCGGTAGGAGCTACCCCCATAGTGGTTGTGGTCGAGAACGGAAATGACCGGGTTGAAATTTCTTTGACCGTAGAGAGTACCTTGTCGGAATCGTATTGGCTCTTCGGCCGAAACAATGACAAAGAAGGCGATGCTCACCAACTCATAGTGATTTCCCGTCAACTCAAACTAAATTCCGACGGCACCTTGCAAGTAAAGATCATTAACGAAGAGGGTTCCTTAGGTGTTGGGGTGTGGTCCCTGAACGGGAATCTTTTTGAAATGCATGTTTGCTTTTCTTGTGAAGTCGCAGATTCATTGGAGGTTCCGACTTATGATGAACATTCTTTCTATTCAGGAACCTTGGTCAATTATGGCAGTGATGGGGCGAGTATTCAGGGACAGTGGTATATAATACGGTTCGACCCCGATTCATCGACCCTATGGGGGCAGTTCGGAGGTAGAATATCAAATGCAAATTACGATTAATAAAATGGGCCCACCCGCCTATTATTGCCCCGGGTCACTGTCGAATAGGACATGGTACAGGTTTCGGGCGGCCGTATAATTCTGCCTTTCGAAATAACCCTGTGTCGTACTAATAATTTAAAATGAAACAGCTACATACAAATAAGTCCCTTCTAGTTTACGTGTTGATATTTTGGATCGTAGGGTGTTCAAAAGAGAACGATAAATCGAAAATTGAAGAAGCTGGGGTCGAAAAGGAGACCGGACTTCCGCACCAGATAACCATAGATTACAACGACGATCAAACCGTAGCGTATACAATAGCCTATAACGGGGCAAAACAGATACTTACATTGGAAATGTATCGAGACTCCGGGGGTGATAGATACCATACTTTTTCTGAATTTCAGTACGATGCGAATGGAAACCTAATGGCGGTTTTTTTTGAAGATGTACCCAATGGGACTGGGTATGAAATGTTCTTTACCTATACGGGAGCGGATACTCTTTCCGACGTGGCCGTATTTTATGGCGGGTCGCAGCAAGACACCGAATTCTTGCACGATGTGCCGAACCATAGATACCGACTTAACTACGATATGGGCCTTTCTATAACCCTTGGCTTTGATTCCGATATGAATATAGGGGAAGTTGGTGTTGGCGAAACCCAGCTGGAACTTGTAACCAGTAATTCGGAAAAAGGTCTTTTCCACGAAGCCGATATTTCTACGACCATGTTGCTTTGGTATGCCAATACCTACTACTTGAACCCTTCGGAACTGTACTTTTTAAACAAGAAGAACATCATATCCTACGGATATGGGGAGTATGGTTTTACTTATGAAAATGAGGTCAGGAACGAAAATGGGCAACTGGTGAGTTTTTCGGTTGTATCCGATTCTGAAGGCGTTCCGCCCGTTGACTATAGCATAGACTATGATTGATGCAGAACAGGATTTGGGTGTTGTTTTAAAACGTGTTCCCCATTAACCGACCTTGAGGTCGGTTTTTCTTTTCGTTTTTTTTGTAAAAATTTGGTTTCGACAGGCAAATGGTTTGCCTTTACCGACCAAAGACGCAAAGCATGTAGGTTTTGGGACTTTTAAAAGTTTATTGGACCAAGGGGTCTGGGTTAGGGCTACCGGCGTTTAAGTTCTACGGTTTTTTTTCCGACATGAAAAAGAGCCTCTCCTTGGTTAACCACGGCCTGATGGTTGATGCAAAATATGAGTCCGTCAAAAGGTGCCTTGATGGTTTTTGTATGTTTGGCGTAGGTATCGGAAACGATGCCCAATATCTGTCCTTTGTGAACTTCACTGCCATTCGATATTTTGGGTATGAACATACCTGCAGTTGGGGCCCTGAGCCATTTCCGGATATCTATATGGGCGGTTTTGCTGCGTTGTACGTAAGGAGGGGCTATGGGCTGTGCCATGCCGAAGTGGCTCATAATATTTAAAATGCCTTGCATTCCTTCGAGAATGGAGTAATCGTCAAGCCGCATACTCTCCCCGGCTTCATAAACGATAGTGGGTTTTTTCATCAAGAAGGCGGCATTTCTAAAAGAACCTTTTATCAACTTTGAAGGGAAGGAAATTGGGGCATTGAAAATTTCCGCCAGTTTTGCGCTCTCTTCATCCTTTTCGGTATAGCGTACCTGTGGAAAATTGTGTCTTTGGCTTCCTCCGGTATGTAGGTCGATACCGTAGTCGATTTGGTTAAGGATGGAAGTCATATAATGATAGGCGATACGTCCGGCCATAGAACCCGATTTGGTGCCTGGAAAGCTACGGTTGACATCCTTCCCGTCAGGAACATCCCTTGAAAAGTGGATAAAACCAAAAATATTCAATACCGGCACCGCTATAATGGCGCCTGCACTAATATGGAATAGTTTTTCGGCCAACATGCGCCTTACGATTTCAATTCCGTTGATCTCGTCTCCGTGTAGTCCGGCCTGGACCAAAAGGGTCGGCCCTGGTTTTTTGGCATTGAAAACATATGCAGGTATATCGATCAAGGTTCCGGTGGGCAAACGGTCGATAGGAATTTTCAGCAACTTGTTTTCACCGGGCTTTACGCTTTCACCTCCAATGGTTATGGTTTTATTTTTGTGCATAGGGTACTAGTAACTTTTTATATAGGCTATCGTTTTCTTTTGCGGCAACTACGTTCAACGAACAAAATGATTTCTTTGGCAACGTTTACCCCCGATACCGATTCAATGCCCTGTAATCCGGGAGAGGCGTTCACTTCCAATAGTAAAGGGCCTTTTTTTGAGCGGATCAGGTCAACCCCTGCCACCCCTAGACCGATGTATTTGGCGGCATTTAGTGCCATGTCCTGTTCTTTGGAAGAAAGCTTAACCGTTTGCGTGGTGCCACCGCGGTGTAGGTTCGACCGAAAATCATCGAGCTCACAGCTGCGTTTCATGGCGGCAACAATCTTATCGCCAACTACAAAGACGCGAATGTCTTCGCCATTGCTTTCTTTGATGTATTCTTGAACAAGAATATGGGTTTCCATTTTGTAGAAGGTGTCGATGATCGATTTTGCCGATTTTTTGGTTTCGGCGAGTATCACCCCTAAACCTTGGGTGCCTTCCTGTAATTTGATGACTACCGGGGCACCTCCTAAAGCGTCGATTTGTGCCGAGATATTTTCGGGGTCGATAGAGAATAGGGTATCGGGTACGGCAATTTTATTATGGGCTACGATTTGAAGGGCCCTTGCCTTGTTTCGCGCCCTAGAAATGCCCAAGGAGTGCGCCGTACTGAAAACACGGTTCATCTCAAATTGTTTGACAACGGCGACCCCATGTCGGGTGACCTTTGTTCCGATACGGGGTATGATGGCATCAAAGGCATCGATGATGTTTTCCTGGCGAAAGATAATCTGGGGCGGGTGGGCTCCTATCTTTATGGCGCATTTGGTATGGTCGACCCATTCGATATAATGTCCCAGCTTTTTGGCTTCATCCGCTATTCGCCGGGTTGAATAGACGTTCATACTCATTGATAGTAGGCCAATATCCATAATTAAAAGAGAAGGTTAGTGGTCGTTTGCGACTTGAATATCGGTCAAAAATTGCAATAAGACGAAGGACAAGGAAAAAAATATAGGGGCGACTTCTTTTTTGTAGCTGACGTCATGGCGTGGCCCGATAGTGTTCAAAGACTATGCGGGCCTTGGCACATGGGTAGGGAAGGCTTGCTTAAAACGTTTCTAAATACCTTTACTAAATGCCCAAAAGTTTGTTAAAGCCGAGCTTATGCCCTAATTTTGTGAACAGTCTTTAAACTAACTCCAACTTATTATAAAATGAGCGGATTGACAAAATCTTCGATAGCCCGAAAAGTGGTCATGGCCCTATCGGGTCTTTTTTTGGTCTTTTTTCTTTTGCAACACTTTATTATCAACATTACTTCGGTAATTGCACCCGACACGTTCAACGAGTGGTCTCATTTCATGGGTTACAACGGGTTGGTCCAGTACATTCTTCAGCCTGTTTTGATTGCTGGGGTTATAGTGCATTTTGCCATGGGTATTGCATTGGAGATAAAAAACAACAAGGCCAGGGCAATTAAGTACAAACAATACAAGGGTAGTGCCAATGCTTCTTGGATGTCGAGAAACATGATCATCACGGGCTTGGTCGTACTTGCCTTTCTCGGGTTGCACTTGTACGACTTTTGGATACATGAGATAACCTATAAGTATATAGAGGTGGGTCCTGAAGACCCGACCCGTTACCTTGAGGAAACGGTACATAAGTTCGAGCCTTTCGCGCGTACTATAATCTATGTTATTTCATTTGTACTCTTGTCATTACACCTATGGCACGGTTTTGCCTCGTCTTTTCAAACTATGGGTGTCAATAACAAGTATTCGGCCGGCATACAGACTTTTACAAAAATATATGCGATAGTTATTCCTTTGGGATTCATATTTATCGCGCTATACCATCATTTTAACCCAATAACACATTAATTATGGGCATATTGGATTCTAAAGTTCCTAAAGGGCCATTGGCCAATAAATGGACCCAACATAAAAACGACATTAATCTTGTAAACCCCGCCAACAAGCGTAATATTGATATTATCGTTGTGGGTACCGGAC is from Zobellia galactanivorans and encodes:
- a CDS encoding succinylglutamate desuccinylase/aspartoacylase family protein; the encoded protein is MHKNKTITIGGESVKPGENKLLKIPIDRLPTGTLIDIPAYVFNAKKPGPTLLVQAGLHGDEINGIEIVRRMLAEKLFHISAGAIIAVPVLNIFGFIHFSRDVPDGKDVNRSFPGTKSGSMAGRIAYHYMTSILNQIDYGIDLHTGGSQRHNFPQVRYTEKDEESAKLAEIFNAPISFPSKLIKGSFRNAAFLMKKPTIVYEAGESMRLDDYSILEGMQGILNIMSHFGMAQPIAPPYVQRSKTAHIDIRKWLRAPTAGMFIPKISNGSEVHKGQILGIVSDTYAKHTKTIKAPFDGLIFCINHQAVVNQGEALFHVGKKTVELKRR
- a CDS encoding RimK family alpha-L-glutamate ligase, yielding MDIGLLSMSMNVYSTRRIADEAKKLGHYIEWVDHTKCAIKIGAHPPQIIFRQENIIDAFDAIIPRIGTKVTRHGVAVVKQFEMNRVFSTAHSLGISRARNKARALQIVAHNKIAVPDTLFSIDPENISAQIDALGGAPVVIKLQEGTQGLGVILAETKKSAKSIIDTFYKMETHILVQEYIKESNGEDIRVFVVGDKIVAAMKRSCELDDFRSNLHRGGTTQTVKLSSKEQDMALNAAKYIGLGVAGVDLIRSKKGPLLLEVNASPGLQGIESVSGVNVAKEIILFVERSCRKRKR
- a CDS encoding succinate dehydrogenase cytochrome b subunit gives rise to the protein MSGLTKSSIARKVVMALSGLFLVFFLLQHFIINITSVIAPDTFNEWSHFMGYNGLVQYILQPVLIAGVIVHFAMGIALEIKNNKARAIKYKQYKGSANASWMSRNMIITGLVVLAFLGLHLYDFWIHEITYKYIEVGPEDPTRYLEETVHKFEPFARTIIYVISFVLLSLHLWHGFASSFQTMGVNNKYSAGIQTFTKIYAIVIPLGFIFIALYHHFNPITH